The bacterium genome segment TCATCCGAAGGTCATCTTCCTGGACGAGCCGACCCTGGGCCTTGACCCGCAAACCCGGAACCATGTCTGGAGCTACCTCAAGAATTTGAACCAGTCCGAAGGAATCACCGTCTTCTTCACGACCCACTACATGGACGAGGCCGACCGCGTCGCGCAGCGCATCGCGATTATCGACCAGGGCAAGATTGTCGCATCCGGCACACCGCAGGAACTCAGGGCCAAGACCAACACGACCTCGCTTGAGGACGCGTTCCTTGCCCTGACCGGCAAGACCATTCGCGAGGAAGAGGCCGGCAGCATGGAACGTATGCGCATGATGCATCGCGCGCACGGAAGGCGGTAACCCATGAAGACGATCTACATCCTCTGGCTCCGGCAACTGAAGCGCTACTTCCGGTCCAAGTCGCGGATTATCGGCTCGCTCGGCCAGCCGCTGCTCTTCCTGCTCGCGCTCGGCTTCGGGTTTGGCCCGACGTTCCAGCGGGCCGGGCAGGGCAACTACATGCAGTTCCTCGCCCCGGGCATCATCGTCATGAGCATCATCTTCACCGCGCTCTTCTCCGGTATCGAGATAATCTGGGACCGCCAGTTCGGGTTTCTCAAGGAGACGCTGGTCGCCCCGGTCTCGCGGATGAACATCATGATCGGCCGCACTCTGGGCGGGGCCACGGTCGCCACCCTGCAGGGCATCATCGTCCTCTTCATTTCGATGCTTGCCGGGTTCCGACCGGTGAACTGGGCCGCAACGCCTCTGGCGGTTCTGGCCATGGTTCTGACCGCTCTCCTGTTCTGCGCGCTCGGCACCGCCATCGCCTCGGCGCTCTCCGACATGCAGGGCTTCCAGCTCATCATGAACTTCCTCGTCATGCCCCTGTTCTTCCTGTCCGGCGCTCTCTTTCCGCTTCCGGCCAGGGGCGCGATGACCACCATCGCCCGGTTCAACCCGCTCTCCTACGGCGTAGATGCCTTGCGCGGCCTGCTGGTGAACATCGTCCACTTCGGTCTGCCCTTGGACTTCACCGCGCTGGCCGTGGTTACGCTGCTCTTTCTCTTGGTCGGGAGTTACCTCTTCTCGAGGATTCAGGTCTGAGCGTCTAAGCCCGGCAGCGGGGCGCGGACATCCGCGCCCCGCTTCTTCAAAGCCGCAAATCGCCGTTCGCCAGTCGATCCCTCGGTCTCTCCTCCCTTTGTCACTCTCTTCAAAGCTCCCTTGAAAGCTCGCCGGAAAGCTCGTCTCGAAGTTCGCCGGAAAGCACCTTAGAAAGCTCACTCGAAAGCTCACTTCAGAGCTTCTTCCATCGCTCATTTCAGAGCTCGCTCCATCGCTTCGTGCATCGCTCCTCTCAAAGCTCAGGGCAACGCTTCTCACATCGCTCACTGCAAAGCTCGGACGAAAGCTCGCGTCAAAGCTCGTCTGAAAGCTCAGACCAAAGCTCATTTCAGAGCTTGCTTCATCGCTTCTTCGAAAGCTCCCCAAAGGGCTAGCCCCCAGGCGACCCCTATATGCGGCTTTCCGGGCTGGCGGCATGCCTTAACCAACACATAATTGGCGATTTATGACCCATATGTGCAACTCACTACCTGCTCGGTTCTTTTTCGCTCCTCCATTCACTATCGGCCGCAGCGGACAT includes the following:
- a CDS encoding AAA family ATPase encodes the protein HPKVIFLDEPTLGLDPQTRNHVWSYLKNLNQSEGITVFFTTHYMDEADRVAQRIAIIDQGKIVASGTPQELRAKTNTTSLEDAFLALTGKTIREEEAGSMERMRMMHRAHGRR
- a CDS encoding ABC transporter permease; the protein is MKTIYILWLRQLKRYFRSKSRIIGSLGQPLLFLLALGFGFGPTFQRAGQGNYMQFLAPGIIVMSIIFTALFSGIEIIWDRQFGFLKETLVAPVSRMNIMIGRTLGGATVATLQGIIVLFISMLAGFRPVNWAATPLAVLAMVLTALLFCALGTAIASALSDMQGFQLIMNFLVMPLFFLSGALFPLPARGAMTTIARFNPLSYGVDALRGLLVNIVHFGLPLDFTALAVVTLLFLLVGSYLFSRIQV